The Rhododendron vialii isolate Sample 1 chromosome 6a, ASM3025357v1 genome includes a window with the following:
- the LOC131329205 gene encoding uncharacterized protein LOC131329205 encodes MSADTAKCTSNACENPLISAEQREKIDEVRRLVGTFPDKLTTFSSDASISRYLTVQNWNVKKATKSIKETLKWRLEYKPEAIKWDEVAGEAATGKMYRSNYRDKRGRPVIVMRPSRQNSKFVPEQIRYLVYCMENAILNLPEKQEEMVWLVDFGGSNSSNISFKSTRETAYVLQVYYPGRLGLAILYNPPKFFEPFWKVAKLFLEPKTTNKVKFVYSEDPNTLKIMEEEFDVDLLESAFGGKDNADFDFDKYSERMREDDKRMQSQWEGGNIACEAPHQP; translated from the exons ATGAGTGCAGATACCGCAAAATGCACTTCAAATGCCTGTGAAAACCCTTTGATATCTGCAGAACAGCGCGAAAAG ATTGATGAGGTTAGAAGGTTGGTTGGGACATTCCcagataagttgaccacattttCTTCTGATGCATCCATCTCAAGGTACTTAACGGTACAGAACTGGAATGTCAAGAAGGCAACTAAATCGATCAAGGAAACATTGAAATGGCGACTGGAATACAAACCAGAAGCGATCAAATGG GACGAGGTTGCTGGAGAGGCAGCAACAGGAAAAATGTACAGGTCGAACTATAGAGACAAGCGCGGGAGACCTGTTATTGTCATGAGACCAAGTCGTCAG AATTCAAAGTTTGTTCCAGAACAAATAAGGTACTTGGTGTATTGCATGGAGAATGCCATTTTGAATCTGCCAGAAAAGCAGGAGGAAATGGTTTGGCTGGTTGACTTCGGTGGTTCCAATTCGTCCAACATCTCATTTAAATCGACCCGAGAAACGGCATACGTTCTGCAAGTCTATTATCCCGGGAGGCTGGGTCTTGCAATACTATACAACCCACCCAAGTTCTTTGAACCATTCTGGAAG GTGGCAAAGCTCTTTTTAGAGCCCAAGACAACCAACAAAGTGAAGTTTGTTTACTCAGAGGATCCTAATACCCTGAAAATAATGGAGGAAGAATTTGACGTGGACCTGCTGGAGTCTGCATTTGGTGGTAAAGATAATGCAGATTTTGACTTTGACAAATATTCTGAGAGGATGAGAGAAGACGATAAGAGGATGCAGTCCCAATGGGAAGGAGGCAATATTGCTTGTGAGGCACCCCATCAACCTTAA